From Oncorhynchus tshawytscha isolate Ot180627B linkage group LG11, Otsh_v2.0, whole genome shotgun sequence, the proteins below share one genomic window:
- the LOC112261940 gene encoding insulinoma-associated protein 1a-like, with protein MPKGFLVKRNKKSAHVSYRTRTDEYEQEHHIPNFQSQVDSSPPVSVASCLDRAAPSPDIAADAPITRLDAEAVQFGSPEAMYQALYSPTRPISKDHERIYYGRSFNLGSPISAESFPTSSSNSSFDNLLFAPVDLKIGTSNSNRSGITSSIPATVIRGGTKRPASETERKSKPASKKPKAIRKLHFEDEMTTSPVLGLKIKEAPVDFKPRTQTSAGGKPLGEFVCQLCKEAYADTFSLAQHKCSRIVRVEYRCPECDKMFSCPANLASHRRWHKPRAQSAAGIPSTQRIKSEMAKMHPAVKTIPEEAKDSRAERVSDRDTPSPGVSESGSEDGLYDCQYCGKRFKRQAYLRKHILGHQALQNKMFKDHAFQNSDGVEEQVPVSTSSSEENPNQSPLNLSPVDCLLCPVCGENFPNRASQERHLRLMHCSQVYPCKYCPATFYSSPGLTRHINKCHPSENRQVILLQMPVRPAC; from the coding sequence ATGCCCAAAGGATTCCTGGTAAAAAGAAACAAGAAATCAGCGCATGTTTCCTATAGGACTCGTACCGATGAGTATGAGCAGGAGCATCACATCCCAAACTTTCAGAGTCAGGTGGACTCATCTCCGCCTGTCTCTGTTGCGTCCTGTTTGGACCGTGCAGCCCCATCGCCGGACATCGCAGCAGACGCCCCGATCACCAGGCTGGATGCTGAAGCGGTTCAGTTTGGCAGCCCCGAGGCGATGTACCAAGCCCTCTACAGCCCCACACGGCCTATCAGCAAGGACCATGAGAGAATATATTACGGGAGAAGTTTCAATCTAGGCTCGCCAATATCTGCCGAGTCATTCCCGACATCTTCCTCCAACAGCAGCTTTGATAATCTCCTGTTCGCCCCCGTGGATTTGAAAATAGGCACCAGCAACAGCAACCGCAGCGGCATCACCAGCAGCATCCCGGCTACAGTCATCAGGGGCGGTACCAAGAGGCCCGCATCCGAAACTGAGCGCAAGAGCAAACCTGCATCCAAGAAACCCAAAGCCATCAGAAAACTGCATTTTGAAGACGAAATGACAACGTCTCCGGTACTTGGTCTGAAAATCAAAGAGGCTCCTGTCGACTTTAAACCCAGAACGCAGACATCGGCAGGCGGGAAGCCTTTAGGAGAGTTTGTCTGCCAATTGTGTAAGGAAGCTTACGCGGACACATTTTCTTTAGCCCAGCACAAGTGCTCTAGGATCGTGAGAGTTGAGTACAGGTGTCCTGAGTGTGATAAGATGTTCAGCTGCCCGGCTAACCTCGCCTCTCACCGGCGCTGGCACAAACCAAGAGCGCAGAGCGCAGCAGGGATACCATCTACCCAGAGAATCAAATCTGAAATGGCCAAAATGCACCCCGCTGTCAAGACCATCCCGGAGGAAGCCAAAGACTCAAGAGCCGAGCGAGTGAGTGACAGAGACACTCCAAGCCCAGGTGTGTCTGAATCGGGCTCGGAAGATGGTTTATACGACTGCCAATATTGTGGGAAAAGATTTAAGCGTCAAGCATACCTAAGAAAACATATTCTGGGACACCAAGCCTTGCAGAATAAAATGTTCAAGGACCACGCGTTTCAAAACAGCGACGGAGTGGAAGAGCAGGTGCCAGTGTCCACCTCATCCTCAGAGGAAAACCCAAACCAAAGTCCCCTGAATCTGAGCCCCGTGGACTGCCTTCTCTGCCCCGTTTGCGGGGAGAATTTCCCCAACAGGGCCAGCCAGGAGAGACACCTGCGTCTCATGCACTGCTCCCAGGTGTATCCCTGCAAGTATTGCCCTGCCACTTTCTACAGCTCACCCGGACTCACGAGGCACATCAACAAATGCCATCCGTCGGAAAACAGGCAGGTGATCCTGCTTCAAATGCCCGTGCGCCCGGCTTGCTGA